Below is a genomic region from Fusarium oxysporum Fo47 chromosome VIII, complete sequence.
TCACTTCTTCGAGACAGAGTATGTACAACCGTATCTCCTATTACAAAGCTATAACCAACCAACCCTACAGTGCTGTTCAGGCTTCGCGGCAACGCAAGGCTGCCAAGGCAAGCAACAAAAATGGCAATCCCGTAATTATGAAGTCCAAGATTCTTGCAGCTGTCCCAGACCCTGCTGCACCTCTCACTTGTGTGTTCATCGCTGAGTCTGCTGGCGCTGTTCGCCGAATCAACCTCGAGGTATGTCTGGATACTCTAAAGAAGCTACATCTACTAACCATTTATAGACCTCAGAGACCAAAACGACTTACCGTGGACCAAAGGCCCCTGTAACTTGCCTTGCAACAGGAGGTCAAGATAACAAGACGGTTTTTGCAGGTTCGTGGGACAAGGACATCTGGTCATGGGACATTGAGACCGCCAAACCTGGCCGCAAGTTCAGCGGCCATACCGACTTTGTAAAGACCATCATCTGTGCTACAGTCTCAGGCAAGCACATTCTCATCAGCGGAGGTGCCGACAAGAAGATTTTCGTCTGGGACGTAGAGTCAGGTAAACGACTACATACCCTGCAAGATCCCACCACGACAATGCTTGCCGTCCAGCACCTTGCCATCGATCCTGTACTCAGCGATCCTACCACTGTCGTATTTGCCAGCGCAGGCAGCGACCCGCACATCCGACGGTGGAAAGTCACCCTGGACAGTTACGAACAGCTGCCCGAATCTTTCTCCGACCGCCCCGATGCTGAGCGACTTACCATCCAGGAACACGAGACCAGCGTTTACCGACTTGTCTTTGACCAAATGAGTGAGGATGCAGACCTCTGGACTGCCAGTGCTGACGGAACTGCAAAATGCCTGGCGCGTTCAAGGAACTTTGTCGCTGATGACACACTCACACACGGGGACTATGTACGAGGTGTTCTCGTAACAGACCAATGGGTCATCACGGCAGGCCGCGATGAGAATGTCAAGGTTTGGGATCGCTCATCTGGTAAACTGTACTGTACATTGGTTGGCCATTACGAAGAAGTCACCGACCTCGTTCTGCTCCAGGACACCGACGGTACCCCTCGCAAGGTTTGCAGTGTTGGTATCGACGGTACTGTCCGAACTTGGCCGCTTGGAAAGTCTGAGCTTGACGAGGTCCTTGTCAAGATCCAGGAGGCTGCGGAACccaaaaaggaagaagaagagaaggatggCAATGTGTTGAcggctgaggaagaagctgagctCGCAGAACTCATGGACGACTAGACCACCTCAGCAAAatagcaacaccaacataACTTTCCCACCTTTCAGAATAGTTGGGCTCTGACCGTCTTTCTCACGGTCACTCTGGTGTTGCTCAAGCCCCTGAAACACTTGCCATGAGTTGCGTACCGTGCCACAAAATTTCAGCTCGACTTTTGTCTGCGGAACATAGGACGGAAAGCCGCATTCAAGTCGTGTAACCATAGGTCTCAACTCGCTGTTCTAAGCCACGACAGCCCGGATCGTGTCTTAGACTCCGTGTGCAAGTGCTGTCAGACAGTGACCTGTATTGACGGCACCTCTCCTTTTCCATGTGCAGAGACAAACACTAAAAAGTAACCTTGTATGCCGCCTCGTATCAATTTACAAGGCTCAATGTCGATGGCCAACCAGAAGCACCATGGCTACACCAACGAGGAATATGTCTCATATGGCTCTGACGTGTTGGCCACTAATTCCTTGAACTGGGATACAACGATCTGTCAAGAAAAAGGAATGTATTCCTAGGTAACAGGGACATGGCAAGTGATAAAATCTGTTGTCACAAATGACAGGATCTGATCCCCAGCGCATCACATACTCGTCACGTTTTAATTGTCCGTGGTGCTTGCTTTTGATTCAGCCGCAAAGCGCTGGCCATAACAAACAGCGCTGATAGTTTGCTTTCTAGCAATTGTCTGCCAGCGTTGCGGGGTCTTACTGCAGGAGAGATGCGAATATAGCTTTGCCTAATCGCACAAATCGCTGGTATGGCTGAAAACAGCAAGATAGAACACCTCCCTTACGCATTGATGTTGTTTTGTTCAAACGTAACACAGAGCAACGACGGGTGTATTAAGCACTCACTGATGCACTCAGCCGTGGTGTTAGGGATTGTTGCCGAACTTGAACTCAAAGTTTCGTCCTGTGAAACCGTGAAGTTGCACAATTCATTAAACAAACTTGGATCCCGTTTTGGGCTTCGAAGTTCTCGTGGCTTACCCGAGCAACTTTAACTTGAAAGTTTACCACAAGCCACAAGCCCGATGATTGTCAACAATAATGGCTCCGAGTTGGTCAATGAAGATCCTTTCCAAATCTTCAATGTCACCATACCATTCCAACTGATCTACTCTGTACCGAAAGTCAGCTTCCTTCATGCACTGTAAATCCAATGCGCCCGATCTCTATCGGCCAAGACTGGCCCCCTTGCTCACGAACGTGACATATTCAAACATCCTGGCCATTCCCCAAGATTGCAAATTTGTTAAGTTTGCGTATGGAGTAGGCTGTTCATTCTCCGCCTCGTAAGTATCCTGGACCCTGTTCAGTGACAATTGTGTCCCTAAAGTGGACCTGTCGTCAAGCCGAGTATCCATGTTAGTTCACAGAATTCATAAAAAACATAATCGACATGTGCTGTGTTATGTTTTTCGGGGAAAGGGAAAGACGTCCCCTTTTCACCCGCATCGGCGTCATTTGTGAGTGATCATTATCAAAATGAGCATAAGCCACGTTGTTGCTGAACAGATTTGTCGTAAATGAGAAAAGTTAGTATGCTGAATTGAAACGATAGCCATAAGCCACAGGCATGGCACACGTTATGACGATGCCTGCCAAACTTCGATCTGGTAAGACATGCAGGCCCTACTCCGAACAGTCGGAACCCATTGCTCTCTACCAGCGTGTACTGCATGAGCAGCACCAGTTCGCAGTATGCTTGGCTTCTGCACGATCGCAAGGTGCTGCTGCAAGGCGGGCTCATACTCCCAACCCTCCCTCTGACAGTCACGAAACGATGGTTGTTCGGTCCAGTCGTAGATGGTCCAAGGAGGATCAATAACTAGTACTGCTGCGTCCAAAACTACCATCAAGTGGTTCCGAAGTCGTTTCCTTTGTCTTTCTAGGACTTGGCAAGTCACACTAGCAagcaaacaaacaaacaaacagTAAGTGGGGGGTCGAATAGCCGCGTGGTGCGAAGCGTCTCGAGGTTGATGTCAATGCTACCCTTGTCGAAAGGATCTAGTGAGATCGCGAGACATATGACTGATTCAGAGATCACCACGACGCTAAAAGTCTGTTGGATAGTTGCGGTAACCTACTACGTCTTGTATTGAATACCGCGGATTGCGCTGAGCATCACCTGTATACGGTAAATGAGGTAATTACCAAGACCCTATATTGAAAGCTTGACCGCCCCGTTTTGCATGCTGATCAGCATTGTGAATATGTATAGGCCAACGATCGCCATTTGAGATTTTCGGATTTTCGGAAGATGATGGCCAAAATAGAATTCGAAACCCGTTAATCGACGTGGGGGGATCGACGGTGTATTTAATGACCCACAATGCCAGAAGCTATCCACAAGGCTTGAGCATACTATTTCCTTACCTTGCATTTTCCCTTTTCCATTGATTAGTTCAAGTTAGAGTCGAAGCCCTTGTGGTAATTGAAGCACAGCAAACATTGTAATGATCCCGCTTACTGTGCAACGCTTGACAAATAGGCTTCGAGCCGGTAGCTTCCTCACCCTGTATCGTGTGTAGCCACAGTAAAAGGCCAGTTTAAGCCGACTGGCTTGGGAGTTTTGCGTGGAAGCTGAAAATGGGCTGGCTGGTATGACATGAGAGGCTGCAATACGCGCAGTGTCCGATGCCAACTAGAACATGCGACAGCTATTTCCGGTTTCTGTGTTTCATGTTTTAGCTCAGTGTTTCTTGTTGGGGCTTGAATCTTAAGAGGAATCGGGTAATAACAACCGAATAGATGATAATGGCTATCGGCGATATGATATGTTATAGAATGGGGTCAGCTCTATTGTGCATGACCGAATCGCTACCGAAATCCATACTTGGGTTGAAGACATCATAAAGGGATAATGCGTCTCAGCTGAGCCTAGACTAGATCCTGGATCATGGAATATCCTTGACGGGGGTCCTTGCACTGTGGGACTGGGCCGTGAGCTGCAACATGGAACATGGGACATGGGTGCTGTCAATCCCTGTAATTTGAGCAAACAGTTTCTCTGCCCCAGACGCACGACACGCAAGGACCTCGCTACCTTGCGTATTGCAATTGGTGTTTGTATTTGTGCTACGTATGCTGAGTGGTCTCACTCCATACTTGGCAAATGCGTTGGAGGTAAGGGAGATTTACTGCAGGTGCCCGATAGCTTGGTTCCAAGTTGCGAGCAGCCCAGTCCCAGTCAGCCTGATAACCCAGCCGGCTGGGATAGGATAGGCATTCAAACAGCACGGAAATGGACATTGATATCGACCTCGAAGCTTGGACCTCCCATCCAGTTCATATCGGCATTGTTCTGTTTGGCTCCAGCTCAGGAGGCTAAACAAGCCCAAAAGCAACCCTGCAGTGATGAGAGTGATTAACTGGCGGGATGGGTCTCGGCGTCTCTATGCTGTTCGTTCGTCGGGGCTCCTTCGTGGATGTATGGAGACCCAACAGATTCTCAATAAACCGCTAGAGTGGCTTGCGTTTTTGCTGCGGTAGCCCGATTCTTGCAGGGTTCAACAACGACCTGAAATCCTGGGCCTAGAATGGAGACTGATGAACGAGTTCAAGTGGAATTAGAGGAGTCGGCATCCGTTGACAGTGGAGAAGAACTGACGACCTGACCTGCAGCTTCTATACCTGGAGCATGCACCACCTGCACCTGCACCTGCCTTGAATTAGATATTAGTCGTAGTTACCTCCAACTTTCAGGTCGTTCTTTCCAGTTTACATCTCGATGGCACTTGCTTCAAAGTTCTTACTCCTCGTTCTTGCCTTTTCTGAATGAgcattcttttcttcaccCTCTCTCCTCCCCAGGCCGGGATCTTTAATTACATTCATCACGTCTCATATCTGAGCGCATTTTATCATTCAACTGGAGAAATACCCTTGTAAGATCATTTCTTTATCCATTCCGATGTCGACCTCACTAATCATCGGATAGAGTTTCTTATGTGTAATTGGGCGTGTTTCATACCAAAAGTTTCTCGGCTGCTCCCTTTCACCAACCCTCGAACGGACCAAGCATTCCATCAGCACAATCCCTTACTTTAATTCGACCTTTCCCATTTACTGTTCTTTTTTTCCACTAAGAGATCGTCCGAATCAGTGGCGCCTCGAGTGTTCATCATGTCCACCGACAACAAGCTCCTTGGGAGCGTCGTTGCCTTCGAAGGCCATGTAGACACGATATCAACACAGCTACGACTGCTTCCAACTTCACCaaatattttaatacttCCAAGCATTCAAAATTATATCTCCAATAGGGACTTAAAAAACCGCTCAGACGTTCGAGTTTATGTCAAGAAAATCCACGAGGCCACAGTAGCTCGTTACGAAGCTGCTCAAGCTTTCCTTCATGGTTCAACAGCAAGTGGTAGGCGACTCGTATTTATAAACGGCGGTACCCCGAGTGCCCGAACACTTTGCATCAGAGCCATTATGGACTACGAAACAGATGGAGACTACTGCCGTGCCGAGTCGTTATTCAACCAGCTAGTTAAGGATGGAGTGGTGGGCCTGGATAATCCAGTTAGAGACTGGAGAAGGCAGGACATGTATCAACCGAAGGATAAAGGAGACCAAGAACAGGAGTTCGAAGATCCCATAACACGAGCTATGCGAGCTGCCGACGCCTTGGACCGACAAACAGCATCACTTCAACCCTCCAATGAACTCGATTTGACCCTTACGCCCCGTCCGCGAAGTAACAGCTTGCCGCTCTACGGCTATGAGGACAACTTCGGGGATGATGCCCCATTCTTTGTTTTTGGTGCCGCGAATAAAGATGAAGGTGGGAGTACAGCTGATGAAGCTCCGGGCTGTTCTTACTCACCCCAAGCTTGCAGGTTTTCTGCGAGGCATTATGACCGGTCTGCAGGTCGCATCTATCACGATATTTCCAATCTACAGTCCCCTTCACCAAGGGCTTCTTTCCTTGCATCCCCCAGCTGTGTTGGCGAAGCCTACGGCTTGATGGCTGCCCCTGTATCCCCTGCCCTCGAAGGCTTGAGCCCAAGATCCGATGTTTTGAGCATCCCGTCCACAGATAATGTCGTGTACGGGGAAGTTTCATTAGTGGACATGAGGTCTCCAGGCCGCAGTCCAACTCTGTCTCGAGTCAAATCTCTGGACAGAATCTACCCGGCCAGTCCCAGGTATCGGGATCTTTGTGTTTCTGCAGCCACTTCAGGACTTGCACGGCAACTAGAGAGTGATCCGGGGCCAGAATTATTGAAAGCCCATCGGCATTCACAAACAATAACCACAAACCCCAAGGAGCTCGTTTCCAACAGACGCAGCTACATAGAGGGACCCCAAACTGTTATTGTGAGAACCAATCTCCCAATCATCAAAGTGGCTCCGGTCcccttggagaagaggcgGAAACCTGCACGGGCATCGTACGTGGATAGAGGTACTGATGCCGAGCACATTTCTGGACCAAAGGAAACCTTCCAACCAGTACTGCCCTTCATGGAAGACCTGGTGGTGCACTTCAGGGAGGAGGTCCCCGAACCTTTGCTCAATTCTGTCACTCATGGGCTTAGAATGGGTCAATTTCCCGCGGCTATTTATTCACCTACTTCCGAAACAGACGACGGCAATGCTCTGGTTCCAGGAACACCTGAGTCCAACACTATCACAGACGTAAGCTGCGCAGAAAGCCAATGCGAGGAGTCAGCTGTCACCGACCAATCCATCCTTTCGGACGAATATGATCCGTTCGCATATAATCAGCCCGTCTGGCCTAACAAGAAGCCTATCCCAAGTGTGCCCAAGCTTAAGGTTGCACGACCTCCAACACCAGTTCGGACTCCTCCACCCCTGGTTTCGGATGTCCACAGCAAGTTTCACGACCTTCGAATTAATGGTCAAGAAACAGCCATCACTGTACAGAACTCACTGCGTTCTGTCCTCCAGGAACACTTCCCCCCAGAAACTCAAGGCTACCGGCAGTTCCAGTTTTCCCTTTTGCCAGAGCTTGAAGGGTTGTGGAACCC
It encodes:
- a CDS encoding WD40-repeat-containing domain protein; translated protein: MYNRISYYKAITNQPYSAVQASRQRKAAKASNKNGNPVIMKSKILAAVPDPAAPLTCVFIAESAGAVRRINLETSETKTTYRGPKAPVTCLATGGQDNKTVFAGSWDKDIWSWDIETAKPGRKFSGHTDFVKTIICATVSGKHILISGGADKKIFVWDVESGKRLHTLQDPTTTMLAVQHLAIDPVLSDPTTVVFASAGSDPHIRRWKVTLDSYEQLPESFSDRPDAERLTIQEHETSVYRLVFDQMSEDADLWTASADGTAKCLARSRNFVADDTLTHGDYVRGVLVTDQWVITAGRDENVKVWDRSSGKLYCTLVGHYEEVTDLVLLQDTDGTPRKVCSVGIDGTVRTWPLGKSELDEVLVKIQEAAEPKKEEEEKDGNVLTAEEEAELAELMDD